A window of the Psychrobium sp. MM17-31 genome harbors these coding sequences:
- a CDS encoding sterol desaturase family protein: MIQQPRGGQFAIGDGRLSGYIAVTLALLSFLGVMAFHFPEYLTTPELRQSYDVEVIRIVMFVALVISGALGLWNVIRNVNKRAAFTAWALVIVTIALGGHRVEVGDFPDNTPYLGLDWFILDLLGSTLIFVFIEKLIPHRKQPVLRPEWQTDMQHFLINHLMIGFALLATNQFVNQLFGWAVSDALQTWVQALPWGVQLFAVLLFADIMQYSLHRAYHEVPFLWRFHSVHHSVESMDWLAGSRQHFLELIATRCFVLLPIFVFGFDKSVIDAYIIIVGFQAVFNHANANIHVGWLKYIIVTPQFHHWHHASDKAAIDRNYAAHFSFLDYLLGTAVRGEAKWPEKYGIVGGGMPDGWIKQRAYPFNKPKKSAGDADG, translated from the coding sequence ATGATTCAACAACCTCGTGGTGGTCAATTTGCAATTGGTGATGGTCGGTTAAGCGGTTATATCGCGGTAACTTTAGCCTTGTTGAGTTTTCTTGGTGTTATGGCGTTTCACTTTCCTGAATATTTAACCACACCTGAGCTGCGCCAGTCCTATGATGTGGAAGTCATTCGTATTGTGATGTTTGTTGCCTTGGTGATATCGGGTGCCTTGGGGCTGTGGAATGTTATTCGCAATGTTAATAAACGCGCAGCCTTCACTGCTTGGGCATTGGTGATTGTTACTATTGCACTAGGTGGCCATCGCGTTGAAGTTGGTGACTTTCCTGATAATACGCCTTATCTAGGACTCGATTGGTTTATTCTCGATCTCTTGGGTTCGACACTCATCTTTGTCTTTATCGAAAAGCTTATCCCACATAGAAAACAGCCAGTATTACGGCCTGAATGGCAAACAGATATGCAGCATTTTCTAATCAATCATTTGATGATTGGTTTTGCATTGTTGGCCACCAATCAGTTTGTTAATCAGCTATTTGGTTGGGCGGTGAGTGATGCTCTGCAGACTTGGGTACAAGCACTGCCTTGGGGGGTGCAGTTATTTGCCGTGTTGTTGTTTGCAGATATTATGCAATATTCATTGCACCGTGCTTATCATGAAGTGCCTTTCTTGTGGCGTTTTCACAGTGTACACCACAGCGTGGAAAGCATGGATTGGTTGGCGGGCTCGCGTCAGCATTTCCTTGAACTTATTGCGACACGTTGTTTCGTGCTATTACCGATTTTTGTGTTTGGTTTCGACAAGTCGGTTATCGACGCCTACATCATTATTGTTGGTTTCCAAGCGGTGTTTAATCACGCCAACGCCAATATCCATGTCGGATGGCTTAAATACATCATAGTGACACCGCAATTTCACCACTGGCATCATGCGTCTGACAAGGCGGCGATTGATCGCAATTATGCGGCGCACTTTTCGTTTCTTGACTACTTGCTAGGAACGGCAGTACGCGGTGAAGCTAAATGGCCAGAAAAATACGGTATTGTCGGCGGCGGCATGCCTGATGGCTGGATTAAGCAGCGGGCTTACCCTTTTAATAAACCGAAAAAGTCTGCTGGTGATGCAGACGGTTAA
- the atpH gene encoding F0F1 ATP synthase subunit delta gives MAEFTTIARPYAKAAFDFAVESNNVDSWLEMITFMGQVASDDAVVSMLKATTAANEAADLMIKIGGEQLNENGQNLMKVMAQNERLLVLPEVSVLFAEFVDAYKQQVDADVISATELNDAQQAELAASLEKRLGRKVKLNVSIDKSLVAGVIVRVEDLLIDGSIRGKLERLGNQLQS, from the coding sequence ATGGCTGAATTCACTACCATCGCTCGTCCTTATGCTAAAGCAGCATTCGATTTTGCTGTTGAGAGCAACAATGTTGACTCGTGGTTAGAAATGATCACTTTTATGGGTCAAGTAGCATCTGATGATGCCGTTGTTTCTATGCTTAAAGCTACCACTGCTGCTAACGAAGCAGCTGACTTAATGATTAAGATCGGTGGCGAGCAACTCAACGAAAATGGTCAGAACTTAATGAAAGTTATGGCTCAAAATGAACGTTTATTAGTACTTCCTGAAGTGTCAGTACTATTTGCTGAGTTCGTTGACGCGTACAAACAGCAAGTAGATGCAGATGTTATTTCTGCTACTGAACTAAATGACGCACAACAAGCTGAATTAGCCGCGTCACTTGAAAAGCGTTTAGGACGTAAAGTTAAGCTAAACGTAAGTATTGATAAATCTCTGGTTGCTGGCGTAATTGTCCGTGTTGAAGATCTCCTAATTGATGGATCTATCCGCGGTAAATTAGAACGTCTTGGCAATCAGCTGCAATCGTAA
- a CDS encoding pitrilysin family protein has product MKFKKIAIAVATALALSACNSTMMDTKQQHMPSNATAQNKVFTQDYVLEELDNGLKVMIVKTDYPDLVSIQIPVSTGSRNEVEDGKTGFAHFFEHMMFKGSEKFPQKVYADIFKNAGVDNGAYTTNDYTNYHLDFSKEHLEKVLEIQADHFQNLKYTDAQFKTEALTVKGEYLKNNASPIRKLLAAVRNEAFDEHTYKHTTMGFFKDIEEMPNQIEYGKTFFERFYKPEYVSLVIVGDVDPAKTMAMVKKYWGNWQRGDFKTVVPQEPKQLAPRYKHEVYPNLPGHWLLVSYKGSDWQPKAKDRASLDLLSQLYFSSNSALYQELVVDKQLASQMFTYNPETKDAGLRHVFVKVDDEKNLTKVRDAINRTYAKARTELVDKTKLDNLKANIKYSFANGLDSSEAIAGTLASYMHFDRNPETINELYASIDSITAEDIRAMANKYFTDNNRTTVTMSAQKEIAGFDKEVNLNSEVAKMANKPSSIDFAVLDKTNKSPLVDINILFYTGAAADPAMKKGTAALMASMLTQGGSATKSYQEIKKALYPLAGSFGAQLDKEMMSFSGRVHKDNAAAWYALVSEQLLNPGWREDDFKRLKKELVDSIKAGLKASNDEELGKEVLYSELYKGHSYESYNYGDLSDIESITLDDLKAFYKSQLTQAKLHLGMTGAVPSEVKQALMDDLATLPKGSEKRLNIKDAPVLKGHHATIVQKNAQSTAVSFGFPIDTIRSDKDWAALWLVRSYFGEHRSSNSYLYQKIRQDRGMNYGDYAYIEYFPRGMFQTKPDANLGRSSQIFQVWLRPLRSNNDAHFATRAALFELDKLIANGMSEKDFEATRNFLINYVPQLVSSQDKQLGYALDSEFYNTEDFVNLVRKQLKSLSVEDVNRVIKENLQTDDIQYVFISGDAKDMKKRLANETRSVLKYNSEKPADLLADDKIIQDYKLTIPSKDIEIIDVKDVFK; this is encoded by the coding sequence ATGAAATTTAAAAAAATTGCTATTGCTGTTGCCACAGCACTCGCACTAAGTGCCTGTAACAGCACTATGATGGACACCAAACAACAACACATGCCATCTAATGCAACAGCGCAAAACAAAGTATTCACACAAGACTACGTACTAGAAGAGCTAGATAACGGTCTGAAAGTGATGATCGTAAAAACCGATTACCCAGATCTCGTTTCTATTCAAATCCCAGTTTCTACAGGTTCACGTAACGAAGTTGAAGACGGCAAAACAGGTTTCGCCCACTTTTTCGAGCACATGATGTTTAAAGGCTCTGAGAAATTCCCTCAAAAAGTGTACGCCGACATCTTCAAAAACGCCGGTGTTGATAACGGTGCTTACACCACCAATGACTACACTAACTACCACCTAGACTTCTCGAAAGAGCACCTAGAAAAAGTATTAGAGATCCAAGCGGATCACTTCCAAAACCTTAAATACACCGACGCACAATTTAAAACTGAAGCGCTAACGGTTAAAGGTGAATATCTGAAAAACAACGCTAGCCCTATTCGCAAATTGCTAGCGGCAGTGCGCAACGAAGCATTCGACGAGCACACCTACAAACACACCACTATGGGTTTCTTTAAAGACATCGAAGAAATGCCAAATCAAATCGAATACGGTAAAACCTTCTTCGAGCGTTTCTACAAGCCAGAATATGTATCACTAGTAATTGTTGGTGATGTTGACCCAGCAAAAACCATGGCAATGGTGAAAAAATATTGGGGCAACTGGCAACGTGGTGACTTTAAAACTGTCGTACCACAAGAGCCAAAGCAACTGGCGCCTCGCTACAAACACGAAGTGTATCCAAACCTTCCGGGTCACTGGTTACTAGTGTCTTACAAAGGCAGCGATTGGCAACCAAAAGCTAAAGATCGCGCGTCACTAGACCTGCTATCTCAGCTTTATTTCTCAAGCAACTCTGCGCTTTATCAAGAGCTTGTTGTAGACAAACAATTGGCGAGCCAAATGTTCACCTACAACCCAGAAACCAAAGATGCTGGCCTACGCCACGTGTTTGTAAAAGTTGATGATGAGAAAAACCTAACTAAAGTTCGCGATGCCATCAACCGTACTTACGCCAAGGCTCGCACCGAGTTAGTCGACAAAACCAAGCTAGACAACCTAAAAGCAAACATCAAATACAGCTTTGCCAACGGTTTAGATTCTTCTGAAGCTATCGCCGGTACGCTAGCAAGCTACATGCACTTTGATCGCAACCCAGAGACTATTAACGAGCTATACGCTAGTATCGATAGCATCACAGCGGAAGACATTCGCGCGATGGCTAACAAGTACTTCACCGACAACAACCGCACCACGGTAACTATGTCGGCGCAAAAAGAAATCGCTGGTTTCGACAAAGAAGTTAACCTCAACAGCGAAGTTGCGAAGATGGCCAACAAGCCATCGTCTATCGATTTTGCTGTATTAGACAAAACCAACAAATCGCCACTCGTTGACATCAATATCCTGTTCTACACGGGTGCAGCTGCTGATCCAGCCATGAAAAAAGGTACTGCCGCGTTAATGGCCAGCATGCTAACTCAAGGTGGCAGCGCAACTAAGTCGTACCAAGAAATCAAAAAAGCCCTTTACCCATTAGCGGGTAGCTTTGGCGCACAACTCGACAAAGAAATGATGTCGTTTAGCGGTCGTGTTCACAAAGACAATGCTGCAGCGTGGTATGCATTAGTAAGCGAACAACTACTAAATCCAGGCTGGCGTGAAGATGACTTCAAACGCCTGAAGAAAGAACTAGTAGACAGCATTAAAGCCGGCTTGAAAGCCTCAAACGATGAAGAGCTGGGCAAAGAAGTACTTTATAGCGAGCTATACAAAGGCCACAGCTACGAAAGCTACAACTACGGCGATTTATCAGATATCGAAAGCATCACGCTTGACGATCTAAAAGCCTTCTACAAATCGCAGCTAACGCAAGCCAAACTACACCTTGGCATGACGGGTGCGGTTCCTAGTGAAGTGAAACAAGCACTAATGGACGATTTAGCCACGTTGCCTAAAGGTAGCGAGAAGCGTCTAAACATTAAAGATGCACCAGTGCTGAAAGGCCACCACGCGACTATCGTACAGAAGAATGCGCAATCAACGGCTGTGTCTTTTGGTTTCCCAATCGATACGATTCGCTCAGACAAAGACTGGGCTGCGCTATGGTTAGTACGTTCATACTTTGGTGAGCACCGCAGCTCGAACAGTTATCTGTACCAAAAAATCCGCCAAGATCGCGGCATGAACTACGGCGACTACGCTTACATCGAATATTTCCCACGTGGCATGTTCCAAACTAAGCCAGACGCTAACCTAGGTCGTTCAAGCCAAATCTTCCAGGTATGGTTACGTCCACTACGTTCAAACAACGACGCACACTTCGCAACACGTGCGGCATTATTTGAGCTAGATAAATTAATTGCTAACGGCATGAGCGAAAAAGATTTCGAAGCGACACGTAACTTCTTAATCAACTACGTACCGCAATTAGTATCAAGCCAAGACAAGCAGCTAGGCTATGCGTTAGACAGCGAATTCTACAACACCGAAGACTTCGTAAATCTTGTGCGTAAACAGCTTAAATCGCTAAGTGTTGAAGATGTTAACCGCGTCATCAAAGAGAACCTACAAACGGATGATATCCAATACGTATTCATCTCTGGCGATGCTAAAGACATGAAGAAACGTCTTGCTAACGAAACGCGCTCAGTACTTAAGTACAACAGTGAAAAACCTGCTGACTTATTAGCGGATGATAAAATCATTCAAGACTACAAGTTAACTATTCCATCGAAAGACATCGAAATTATCGATGTAAAAGATGTATTTAAATAA
- the atpG gene encoding F0F1 ATP synthase subunit gamma: protein MAGGKEIKTKIASVKNTQKITSAMEMVAASKMRRLQDRMNASRPYATNMRQVISHIAEGNLEYRHSYLEERDVKRVGYIVISSDRGLCGGLNINLFKKVTKDAGEWTTKGAEVKFALIGSKAISFFNSFGNGDVVAQTSGLGDTPSLNELIGNVQVMLKAYDEGELDRLYVVHNKFVNTMVQEPSIDQLLPLPKQEGNTEQSHHWDYLYEPDAKELLDVLLTRYVESQVYQGVVENVACEMAARMMAMKNATDNASDLIDDLQLVYNKARQASITQELSEIVAGAAAV from the coding sequence ATGGCTGGCGGAAAAGAGATAAAAACTAAGATCGCGAGTGTTAAAAACACTCAGAAGATCACTAGCGCAATGGAAATGGTTGCTGCAAGTAAAATGCGTCGTCTACAAGATCGCATGAATGCTTCGCGTCCATATGCCACTAACATGCGCCAAGTGATTAGTCATATCGCTGAAGGTAACTTGGAATACCGTCACTCTTATTTAGAAGAGCGTGATGTGAAACGCGTTGGTTACATCGTGATTTCAAGTGATCGTGGCCTTTGTGGCGGCTTAAACATTAACTTGTTTAAGAAAGTTACCAAAGATGCTGGTGAGTGGACGACTAAAGGTGCTGAAGTTAAATTCGCACTAATTGGTTCGAAAGCTATTAGCTTCTTCAACAGCTTCGGTAATGGCGACGTAGTTGCACAAACTTCTGGTTTGGGTGATACGCCTTCATTAAACGAGCTGATTGGTAACGTGCAGGTCATGTTAAAAGCATATGACGAAGGTGAGTTGGACCGTCTATACGTGGTACACAACAAGTTTGTGAACACTATGGTTCAAGAACCATCGATCGATCAACTACTACCTTTGCCGAAACAAGAAGGTAACACTGAGCAATCTCATCATTGGGATTACCTCTACGAGCCAGACGCGAAAGAGCTATTAGATGTTCTATTAACGCGTTACGTAGAGTCTCAGGTATATCAAGGTGTTGTAGAAAACGTAGCTTGTGAAATGGCTGCGCGTATGATGGCTATGAAAAACGCCACAGACAACGCATCAGACTTGATTGACGATTTACAACTTGTTTACAACAAAGCACGTCAGGCGAGCATCACTCAAGAGCTGAGTGAAATCGTAGCCGGCGCGGCGGCTGTTTAG
- the atpA gene encoding F0F1 ATP synthase subunit alpha, whose product MQLNSTEISDLIKQRIEQFEVVSEARNEGTIVSVSDGILRINGLADVMQGEMIELPGSRYAIALNLERDSVGAVVMGPYADLAEGVKVKSTGRILEVPVGRGLLGRVVNTLGEPIDGKGAIDNDGYSPVEVIAPGVIDRQSVDEPVQTGIKAIDTMIPVGRGQRELIIGDRQTGKTAIAIDAIIAQKNSGIKCVYVAIGQKASTIANVVRKLEEHGALENTIVVVASAAEAAALQYLAPYSGCAMGEYFRDRGEDALIVYDDLSKQAVAYRQISLLLRRPPGREAYPGDVFYLHSRLLERAARVNVDYVEKFTNGEVKGQTGSLTALPIIETQAGDVSAFVPTNVISITDGQIFLETDLFNSGLRPAVNPGISVSRVGGAAQTKIIKKLSGGIRTALAQYRELAAFAQFSSDLDDATRAQLEHGQRVTELMKQKQYAPQSVAEQGVVVFAAEKGYLKDVEINKVVDFEASLLSYANSEGSELLAKINEKGAYDADIEAGLKALLDNFVATQTY is encoded by the coding sequence ATGCAACTAAATTCCACTGAGATCAGTGATCTGATCAAACAACGTATCGAACAATTCGAAGTTGTTAGTGAAGCTCGTAACGAAGGTACTATCGTTTCTGTAAGTGACGGTATCTTACGCATCAACGGCCTAGCGGACGTGATGCAAGGCGAGATGATTGAATTACCAGGCAGTCGCTACGCGATCGCGCTTAACTTAGAGCGTGATTCAGTAGGTGCGGTTGTTATGGGTCCTTACGCTGACCTAGCTGAAGGCGTAAAAGTAAAATCTACAGGCCGTATCCTTGAAGTACCAGTAGGCCGTGGTCTACTAGGTCGTGTTGTAAACACTCTAGGTGAGCCAATCGATGGTAAAGGCGCTATCGATAACGATGGTTACTCTCCAGTAGAAGTTATCGCTCCTGGTGTAATCGACCGTCAATCAGTTGATGAGCCAGTACAAACTGGTATTAAAGCAATCGATACTATGATCCCAGTTGGTCGTGGTCAGCGTGAGCTTATCATCGGTGACCGTCAAACAGGTAAAACTGCGATCGCTATCGACGCTATCATTGCTCAGAAGAACTCTGGCATTAAGTGTGTATACGTAGCTATCGGTCAAAAAGCTTCTACTATTGCAAACGTTGTACGTAAGCTAGAAGAGCACGGCGCATTAGAAAACACTATTGTTGTTGTTGCATCTGCTGCTGAAGCTGCTGCACTTCAATACCTAGCACCTTACTCAGGTTGTGCTATGGGTGAGTACTTCCGTGACCGCGGTGAAGATGCACTAATCGTATATGATGATCTGTCTAAGCAAGCTGTTGCTTACCGTCAAATCTCTCTACTTTTACGTCGTCCACCAGGCCGTGAAGCATACCCAGGTGACGTATTCTACTTACACTCGCGTCTACTAGAGCGTGCTGCTCGCGTAAACGTTGATTACGTAGAAAAATTCACTAACGGTGAAGTAAAAGGTCAAACCGGTTCTTTAACTGCGCTACCTATCATCGAAACTCAAGCGGGTGACGTTTCTGCATTCGTACCTACTAACGTAATCTCGATTACCGATGGTCAAATCTTCTTAGAAACTGACCTATTTAACTCAGGCTTACGTCCTGCTGTTAACCCAGGTATCTCGGTATCTCGTGTTGGTGGTGCTGCACAAACTAAGATCATCAAGAAACTGTCTGGTGGTATCCGTACTGCACTAGCACAATACCGCGAACTAGCGGCGTTTGCTCAGTTCTCTTCTGATCTAGATGACGCAACTCGTGCTCAGTTAGAGCATGGTCAACGTGTAACTGAATTAATGAAGCAAAAACAATACGCTCCACAAAGCGTAGCCGAGCAAGGCGTTGTTGTTTTCGCAGCAGAAAAAGGTTACTTGAAAGATGTTGAAATCAACAAAGTTGTCGATTTTGAAGCGTCTCTACTTTCTTACGCAAACAGCGAAGGTAGCGAGCTGCTAGCTAAGATCAACGAAAAAGGCGCATACGACGCTGACATCGAAGCTGGTCTTAAAGCACTGCTAGATAACTTCGTAGCGACTCAGACTTACTAA
- the atpE gene encoding F0F1 ATP synthase subunit C, whose translation METILGFTAIAVALLIGLGALGTAIGFGILGGKFLEGAARQPEMAPMLQVKMFIVAGLIDAIAMIGVGIAMYMLFTNPLAAFLA comes from the coding sequence ATGGAAACTATCTTAGGTTTTACAGCAATCGCAGTAGCACTACTAATCGGTCTTGGTGCACTAGGTACAGCAATCGGCTTTGGTATTTTAGGTGGCAAATTCTTGGAAGGCGCTGCGCGTCAACCAGAAATGGCTCCAATGCTACAAGTTAAAATGTTCATCGTTGCTGGTCTTATCGATGCGATCGCGATGATCGGTGTTGGTATCGCTATGTACATGCTGTTCACTAACCCACTAGCTGCATTCTTGGCTTAA
- a CDS encoding helix-turn-helix transcriptional regulator — protein sequence MEVNAQLIKQHRTDKALTQQHLADACDVSLRTIQRVERYGVASSETLMSLAAVFEVETKTLQATNNQVETVEPKGIQLQHIIVAGTGLFSSLAGSLVTYFIMK from the coding sequence ATGGAAGTGAATGCACAATTAATCAAACAACATCGCACAGACAAAGCCTTAACGCAACAGCATCTTGCAGATGCGTGTGATGTAAGCCTGCGTACTATTCAACGCGTGGAGCGTTACGGTGTCGCATCGTCAGAAACCCTAATGAGCCTAGCCGCAGTATTTGAGGTAGAAACTAAAACGCTGCAAGCAACCAATAACCAAGTTGAAACGGTAGAACCCAAAGGGATTCAGCTGCAACATATTATTGTCGCTGGCACTGGGCTTTTTAGCAGCTTGGCTGGTTCACTAGTGACTTACTTCATTATGAAGTAA
- the atpF gene encoding F0F1 ATP synthase subunit B codes for MNMNATLLGQSIAFAVFVIFCMKYIWPPLMSAIEARQAKIADGLASAERATKDLELAQASAKDQLKDAKAEAAAIVEAANKRKAQIVDEAKTAAMTERDKIIASGYAEVEAERNRAKEDLRQQVATLAIAGAEKILERSIDEAAANDIVEKLVGEL; via the coding sequence ATGAATATGAACGCAACCCTATTAGGTCAATCAATTGCTTTTGCAGTGTTCGTTATATTTTGTATGAAATATATCTGGCCACCGTTAATGAGTGCAATTGAAGCGCGTCAAGCAAAAATTGCTGACGGTTTGGCCTCTGCTGAACGTGCAACTAAAGATTTAGAGCTAGCGCAAGCTTCTGCTAAAGATCAACTGAAAGATGCAAAAGCGGAAGCTGCTGCAATCGTTGAAGCAGCTAACAAGCGCAAAGCACAAATCGTTGACGAAGCAAAAACTGCTGCTATGACTGAGCGCGATAAAATCATCGCATCTGGTTATGCAGAAGTAGAAGCAGAACGCAACCGTGCAAAAGAAGACCTACGCCAACAAGTTGCTACTTTAGCAATTGCTGGTGCTGAGAAAATTCTTGAGCGCTCAATCGATGAAGCTGCGGCGAACGACATTGTTGAAAAACTTGTCGGCGAGCTGTAA
- a CDS encoding helix-turn-helix transcriptional regulator, translating into MSRELENNIAKFRAKHKLSQQDLADAIGVSRKTISTVETGRFTPSVVIALSIAQHFDTTVESLFYFDAE; encoded by the coding sequence ATGAGTAGAGAATTAGAAAATAACATTGCGAAGTTTCGTGCTAAACACAAGCTATCACAGCAAGATCTCGCGGATGCTATCGGCGTATCCCGCAAGACCATTAGCACAGTAGAAACTGGGCGTTTTACGCCGTCAGTTGTTATTGCATTGTCTATTGCACAGCATTTCGATACTACTGTCGAGTCTTTGTTTTATTTCGATGCGGAATAA
- the atpD gene encoding F0F1 ATP synthase subunit beta produces MSLGNVVQVIGAVVDVEFPQESVPKVFDALKVTNEGYNLVLEVQQQLGGGVVRTIAMGSSDGLRRGLTVENTERPITVPVGTQTLGRIMDVLGNPIDEAGPIGEEERWEIHREAPSYEEQSNSNDLLETGIKVIDLVCPFAKGGKVGLFGGAGVGKTVNMMELIRNIAIEHSGYSVFAGVGERTREGNDFYHEMNESNVLDKVSLVYGQMNEPPGNRLRVALTGLTMAEKFRDEGRDVLLFVDNIYRYTLAGTEVSALLGRMPSAVGYQPTLAEEMGVLQERITSTKKGSITSIQAVYVPADDLTDPSPATTFAHLDATVVLSRDIAARGIYPAIDPLDSTSRQLDPLVVGQEHYDIAQNVQNTLQRYKELKDIIAILGMDELSEEDKQTVTRARKIERFLSQPFFVAEVFTGAPGKYVALKDTIAGFKGILAGEYDDMPEQAFYMVGSIDEAIEKANKL; encoded by the coding sequence ATGAGTTTAGGTAACGTAGTACAGGTAATCGGCGCGGTTGTGGATGTAGAATTCCCACAAGAGTCGGTACCAAAAGTATTTGACGCACTAAAAGTAACTAACGAAGGTTACAACCTAGTGCTAGAAGTTCAGCAACAGCTGGGCGGCGGCGTAGTTCGTACTATCGCCATGGGTTCATCTGACGGTTTACGTCGTGGCCTAACAGTAGAAAACACAGAACGTCCAATTACAGTACCAGTTGGTACTCAAACACTTGGTCGTATCATGGACGTTTTAGGTAACCCAATTGATGAAGCGGGTCCTATTGGTGAAGAAGAGCGTTGGGAAATCCACCGCGAAGCGCCAAGCTACGAAGAACAATCAAACTCTAACGATCTGTTAGAAACTGGTATCAAAGTAATCGACCTTGTATGTCCATTCGCTAAGGGTGGTAAAGTTGGTCTATTCGGTGGTGCTGGTGTAGGTAAAACCGTAAACATGATGGAACTTATCCGTAACATCGCGATCGAGCACAGTGGTTACTCTGTATTCGCTGGTGTTGGTGAGCGTACTCGTGAGGGTAACGATTTCTACCATGAGATGAACGAATCTAACGTACTTGATAAAGTATCGCTAGTTTACGGTCAAATGAATGAGCCACCAGGAAACCGTTTACGCGTAGCATTAACGGGCCTAACTATGGCTGAGAAGTTCCGTGACGAAGGTCGTGACGTACTACTTTTCGTAGATAACATCTACCGTTACACACTAGCTGGTACTGAGGTATCTGCACTTCTAGGTCGTATGCCATCAGCGGTAGGTTACCAACCGACTCTTGCTGAAGAAATGGGTGTACTACAGGAGCGTATTACTTCAACTAAGAAAGGTTCTATCACTTCTATCCAAGCGGTATACGTACCTGCGGATGACTTGACTGACCCATCTCCAGCAACTACCTTCGCTCACTTAGATGCGACTGTTGTACTTTCTCGTGACATCGCTGCTCGTGGTATCTACCCAGCAATCGATCCACTAGATTCAACGTCTCGTCAGCTTGACCCATTAGTTGTTGGTCAAGAGCACTACGACATTGCACAAAACGTACAAAACACGTTGCAACGTTACAAAGAGCTAAAAGACATCATCGCGATCCTAGGTATGGATGAGCTATCTGAAGAAGATAAGCAAACTGTAACTCGTGCTCGTAAGATTGAGCGTTTCCTATCTCAACCGTTCTTCGTTGCTGAAGTATTCACTGGCGCGCCAGGTAAATACGTAGCACTTAAAGATACTATCGCAGGATTCAAAGGCATCTTAGCTGGCGAATACGACGACATGCCAGAGCAAGCGTTCTACATGGTTGGTAGCATCGACGAAGCAATTGAGAAAGCAAACAAGCTTTAA
- a CDS encoding DUF6795 domain-containing protein, which produces MTFSALFSPRHSIPLLALLWLFTANHAIASAPKAYHLSPEVNGQLFRLDKPLSGIEVVRKLNYPNGEEITETTTTDRAGKFTFAEKSVSELTQGSKHHESQAIQLIVAKWRNNYHILWQLRPSSGQQDTTITQKLSDLHCDLTDTEATYILKSDKYDNSKHLLYSVCDIDGTRATLRYSWTM; this is translated from the coding sequence ATGACGTTTTCAGCTTTATTTTCCCCACGACACAGTATTCCCTTATTGGCATTGCTTTGGCTTTTCACAGCAAACCACGCAATAGCCAGCGCTCCGAAAGCCTATCACCTTTCACCAGAAGTCAACGGCCAGTTGTTTCGACTCGACAAGCCACTATCCGGCATTGAAGTCGTGCGCAAACTCAATTACCCCAACGGTGAGGAAATCACAGAAACTACCACCACAGATCGCGCCGGTAAATTTACCTTTGCCGAAAAGTCCGTTAGTGAGCTAACGCAAGGGAGCAAGCACCACGAGTCACAAGCGATTCAACTAATAGTTGCCAAATGGCGCAACAACTACCACATCCTATGGCAGCTGCGCCCATCAAGTGGACAGCAAGACACCACCATTACCCAAAAGCTCAGTGATCTGCACTGCGACCTCACCGATACCGAAGCAACCTATATTCTAAAAAGCGACAAGTACGACAACAGCAAACACCTGTTATATAGCGTATGCGACATCGACGGTACACGCGCCACACTGCGATATTCTTGGACCATGTGA
- a CDS encoding F0F1 ATP synthase subunit epsilon → MAAMTVHLDVVSAEGQLFSGRVESLQVSGDAGDLGIMPGHAPLLTSIKPGMVRLVKQNGEEEVIFLSGGILEVQPSLVNILADVAIRGDDLDEEAAVEAKRLAEENINNHSGEMDYAEAAKQLAQAVAQLRVLEMVRKK, encoded by the coding sequence ATGGCTGCTATGACTGTACATCTTGATGTTGTTAGCGCGGAAGGGCAATTATTCTCTGGTCGCGTAGAATCTTTACAGGTTTCTGGTGATGCAGGTGATTTAGGTATTATGCCTGGTCACGCGCCATTACTAACAAGCATCAAGCCCGGCATGGTTCGCCTAGTAAAACAGAACGGCGAGGAAGAGGTAATCTTCCTTTCTGGCGGTATTCTTGAAGTTCAACCATCACTAGTTAACATCCTTGCTGATGTAGCTATCCGTGGTGATGATCTTGACGAAGAAGCGGCTGTTGAAGCTAAGCGTCTTGCTGAAGAAAACATTAACAATCACTCAGGTGAAATGGACTACGCAGAAGCGGCTAAGCAATTAGCACAAGCGGTAGCTCAACTACGTGTACTAGAGATGGTACGCAAAAAGTAA